The DNA region AAGTATGCTTTTGCCAATGAAGAAGATGCAAAAAAGTTTCAGGCACAGTTTAGCGGCGAAATAATGGATTTTTATAAGGCTTTGGAAATTGCTAAGAAAGATTTTAAATACTACAAATAAAAATTTCTCTTTAGGGCAGCACCTCTAAAGAGAAGTTTTTAAATTATTTCGCAATAAAAATAAAATTTAGACAGTAATAAATTGCAGAACTAAGCAGTGCCGTTACCGGCAAAGTAAAAAGCCATGAAAGCAAAATAGTATTCACGGTACTTTTCTGCACCCCGCCTCCCGGCTCTGCAACCATCGATCCGGCAACGGCACTGGATACGATATGCGTTGTGCTGACCGGAGCGTGGGCAAAGTTTGCTAATAAAATTGTCATCATTGCCATTGCTTGTGCGACCGTGCCTTGCATATAATTAATCGGTTGAGATCCGATTTTTTCACCGATTGTAATTACGATTCTTTTATAACCTATCATAGTTCCGATACTAAGCGCAAGTGCCACCGCGATTATTACCCAATTGGGAACATATTCTGTAGCCGAGAGCATAGTTTTTCGTTGGGTAATTATGTAATCTGATTTATCTTTGTCTGTTAACAGATATGTTTTTTCAACTTGACCAAAAAAATTATCAGAACATAAAATAGCCGTATGAACACTCCAGCGATCTTGTGGCGAAAGCTCTGAATAGGATTTAATGCCATCAAGTTTGGTGGCAATTAAAGATGTTGTGTCGTAAACTTGATTAACATTACACTCTGCAATCGTGTTTTTTGTTTTAAGTGCGCTGATAAGATGTTTTTCATTTACGAGCTTGTTAAGGGTTTCGTTATTCTGAGAATAGAATTTTGCTAAATTTTCGGCACTATCCCGAGTCTGCTTGATTTTATATTGATGAGAATCCATATTGAGTGCATAATAAGTCGGCAGTATCCCGATAAGGATAATCATGATTAGACCTATTCCTTTTTGCCCGTCATTAGAACCGTGTGCAAAACTAACACCGGCACCGGTCGCAATAATTCCCATTCTCATCCAAAAATTTGGGCGCTTTCTTTTCACCTCGCTATCGGGTGTTTTATAAAATTTTGTAGCATGAACAAATTTTCTCGTTGCTTTCATAAGTAAAAATGCAAAGCCAAATCCAAAAAGAGGAGAAAGAGCCAATGCCGTTAATACACCGTACAAGGCTTTCCAATTAACGCTTTGCGAAAATTCAAAACCGTTCATAACACCGAACACGGCACTGACACCGATAAGGGATCCGATTAGCGAATGTGAACTCGAAACCGGCAAACCGAAATACCATGTCCCGAAATTCCAGATGACTGCAGAAATCAGCAGAGAATAAATCATAACTAGCGTCGCATTTTGATTGGATGCAACCATAATATCCAGCGGCAATAAGTGGACAATAACATAAGCAACGCCTATACCGCCTAAGATAACACCCAAAAAGTTCATAATACCTGACATTATTACAGAATATTTTGCTTCCATGGAGTTTGTATAAATAATCATTGCAACGGCATTTGCTGTATCATGAAAACCGTTAATCATTTCATAAAAGAGAGCGACGGCCAACGATAGAAGTAACAAACTGATGGTAATATTGTCGATATTGTTCAGTGCTTCCCAAATTACATACATGTAGAGCCATCCTTAGACTTAATATTAAGCAAAATTACTAGTTCGCTTGAGTGCTAAACAACGAATTTGCTTTGCATCTTGGATAGAATTATATTGTAAAATCAATTATAGAATAATTAGAGATATTATAAATATCACTTCTTAATATACGCTCTTATAATTTTTTGCTCTTCAATAGGTCTGTCTCCGCCCCTTTGCCCAAGGGTCGCAACATTTTCAAGTTTGCTTATGACGCTTAGAGACTCTGCAGTTGCTTGTCCGAATATCGTGTGTCTTCCGTTTAACCAAGGTGTAGGAGCAGTCGTGATAAAGAATTGGCTGCCGTTTGTGTGCGGTCCCTTGTTCGCCATCGCTAGTACTCCTGCGCGAGAAAAAACTTTATCTTTGTACTCATCTTTAAAATCTTTTTTCCAGATGCTCTCTCCGCCTCTTCCTGTTCCGCTCGGGTCTCCGCCTTGAATCATAAAATCTTTGATGATTCGGTGAAAAATAAGCCCGTTATAGTAACCGTTATTTATATGCGTAGTAAAATTTTCAACCGCTAAAGGGGCAATATCTGGAAATAACTCAAATTCTATGACTCCCTGTGTCGTCTCCAACACAACATGCGGATTTTTATCTTGAGCATAAAGATTTAACGATAACAGAACCAATAGTGCAAGTACGATTTTTTTCATTTTTTTCTCCGATTTAATGTATTAAACTTCTTTTATAACCTAGATCCTGAATCAAGTTCAGGATGACGAAAACTCATAAACCCCGTCATTGGCAAACTTGTACCGCAAGGGTATTTTCTTCGGTCATTTGGAATCTAATTTTTAGGTTATGAAAGAAATCTATTATAATTATAATTATATTGTACCAATTTTTACTAAAATTTATAGACTTATCAAATGATTTTTTTGCTAAAAGGGAGTTGACACTTTGAGTTTTTAAGAAGTGTGAGTTTTTATAAAAATTTGTCGCAAAAATGCGACAAATCTAATTTATTTACCTGCTAAAACGCGATCTTTAAGACCTTTGCCGGCTTTAAATTTTGGAACCATCTTATCTTTTGTAGTATAAGTTTTGCTTGTACCCGGAACTTTACCGCTTTTACCTTTTTGAAGAGAAGCTTCAAAGCTTCCAAATCCAACCAGAGAGACACTCTCTTTTTTAACTAAAGCAGATGCCACCGCCTCAGTAAATGCTTTGATAGCTGCTTCAGCTTCAACTTTAGTTTTGTAATTACCGCTTGCTTGCACTAGTTCAACGAATTGAGCTTTATTCATAAATTTACCCTTGAATTTATAAAGATTTTCCGAAATTACTAAAACTTTAAAATGCAATCTACAAGTCAAGTAATTCAGCTTTAGACACTTTATAGTTTATTTGCTTAAAAATTTCTTCTTTTTATCAAAAAATGAGAAAAATTGTGCAGTTTTCCTTTTTCTTAGTCCAAATTTTGCACGCTTAAGCAGTTTTGAGAGAGCTATGCTTATATCGGCAGTCATAATGAAAGATGATAACTCTTTTATTTTTGTGTATTTATTACTCTTTGTATGTATAGATAAAAATACATCCTCTAGGGCATCTCTCTCTTGTTGTGTCAGTGCGCTCATTAGCTTAATCCTTAAGTTTATTGATTTTTCTTACGGCTCTAATGATCTCTTCATCTTCAAGTCTGCCTAACATCTGCATAACGGTTACGGCAGCCTGCGGTTTGGCACGACCGAGTTTCCAATCTTGGTAAGTACGCATAGATATCCCCAATGAATCAGCCATATCTTTTAGGGATATCTTTTTCCCGTTATTTTGAGATTCTATAGAGTTGTGAAGAATATTGAACAGATCATTAATTTGCATAAAAGGATTGTACGGGATAAATACTTAAATATACATTTAAATTAAATAAATATACTAATAAAATACATTAATACCAATTATTTTATATAAAATGATATATATAAAATACTAAATACAAATAATATATTACAAAACACACGGAATATCGTATGTGTTTTAGATGAAAAAAGTAGATTCTTTAGTTAAAATTTTTGATTAGACTTCTTTAATAGCCAAAAAACAAGATTCTAAATAATCGAAGGAAATACTATTGTGGTATAAGTTTGCCAATTACAAAATTTTCTACTTTCCGTCATCCTGAACTTGTTTCAGGATCTAGGTTGTTAAAAAGAAGTCTATTAAATAAAGATTAGGTTGCCGTAAGAAATATTTATGAAAAAGATAGAGCCGTTAAGACTCTATGGAAATTTTTTTGTTTGTAGGGTGGAGCGTGATGCTGTTTTCGGACATTACTAGATAAAACGGTTCATATGCTTTTGCATCTGTTTTGTAAGTAAGCTCTTCGCCGCTTGTAAGCGTAAATGTAATAGTGTTTAATCCTCTAAGCGGTTCATTGATAGTAATTTTGGCATGTTCGACACTGTTAATAATCTTATTTTGCTGCTCTCTTAATTCATTGATCTGTTTTTTTATAACTGGAACTTCTGAAGGGGTATGTTTTGAGACGCTTTCAAGTCTGTATTTCAAATCCTCTATCTCTTGCGATATAAAATCATATTTGCTGATTAGCGTAGGAATATCTTTATAACTGATTTTAAATAGATTATCTTCACCGCCTACATGTTTGATGTTGATTGAGTTGGATGCATAAATTTTAAGATTGTTTTTTATATGTCCGACGGTTACATTTTCTGCATATATTACACCGCCAAGAGAATTTTCTACTTCAACATTTGTAGCATGAACCTCTCCTCCCTCTAAAAGCTTTATTTTAGCATCGTGACATCTTAGTTTGCCTTTATGTCTGTTTATCGTAGCAAATTTTGCTTCTTGAGTCGAATCTTTATGTGTTGCACCGTCTATGGTTAGATTTACTGCTCTTAGAGATGATTTTGCGCCTATATGACCGTGTATGTGAATGGTTTCGGATGTTAATTGGACACCCTCTCCTAAGCTGTCTAGTGTTGTATCGGTCTGAGAAATAACGACTTCAATGTTGTTATCCTCCTCTTTTGCCACGGAACTTTGAACTCGGGAGAGTCGTTGCATTTTTATCTTATTATCGATATAAAAATTTTCCTTATCAAAATGAACATATCCTTTTACTTTGCTTTTATAACTTTTTCTTTCGTCGTTTTCAAAGATTTCAATACTCTTTTTATCAATGTTGCACTTTAAATCTTCATTGTTTTTTAAGCTCTTGTTATCGACTATGTCGCCAAAAGCATTAAAGCCGTTTTTCCCAAATACGGGTTTGATATAATCAACCAATACTTCGCCGGCGTCAACTTCTATGACTTGGTGCATCGTCTCTTTTTCCAGAAATCGCATAATAAGCTTGCTGCTTTTTCTTAACTCAACTTTAATTCCGTTAAAAAGAGGAATTTTGATTTTATTGACAAATTTGCCGTTATAGAGATATTTTACAAATGCTTTTAACTTCTCTTTCATCTGTTCGTCAAAAATATTTATCAAAATACCGTTTATAGCTTTTATATTGTTAAACTCTTTTAGTAAAAGCATATATATCTCTTTTGGCTGATACTTTTTGTAAGGAATTTGCGATTCAGGATGCAAAATAATTGCAGGCGTAGTATTATCTTCAGAAAAATCTATACTATAGACTAGTTTTATTATATTTTTCGGCTCTTTTTTTACGGTAATTATGAACATCTGTTTTATTTGCACATGTTCGTCAATCATTTTGTCATGATTGCCGTAATAGTTGTTTGAATCTTCGTTGTAGAGTATAAAGCTGTCGCTGCTAATCGTCTTGATGTAAGTATCGACATTGTTTATGGCAAAAGAGAACTCCAGCGGTGAAGAGCCATTCTCCTCCGCAAACTTATCTATGGTAGCGCTGATATTTTTTGTTTTAAATTTTTTAGTAAGCAAGCAAATCACTATAATCGTATTTTGAGAAATCTAAATACAATTTTCCATCCTTATGTATTACTCGTATGTCGTTATCGTAGGCATCCAAAAATCGTTTTTTTATAATTTTTTTCTGAGAGGATTTTATATTTAATGTTCTTAAATAATCTTTTAATTCTACAATAGTCGGCTCATTTAAAAGTTTAGCCTCATCTCGATAATCAAAACTCTCTACTTCATGAACGGTCGTTTTCTGTTGCTCAAGCTTTATTTTTTTATCTATAAGCTCTAAAATATTTTTTAGCTGTGTATCTTTTGAACTGTAAATCCGCTCTATTTTGTCTATCTCGTCGCGAAGCATCTGCTCTTTGTCGTCTATAAGTTTATCTATCTTTGTTTCTAGTTGGGCTATCTTGCTTTTTAAAAAATTATTCTCTTTTTGGTAGAGTGCCAAAACGGTTGCTACCGTTGTCTTTGGTCTGGCAACTTGGCTGTTTTCATTGGTTAAAATCTTTTTTTCTTCAGGAATATTCTCTAGCGGGTTTTGTGCTACTATGATATATATTTGAGACTCATCAATAATATAATCTAATTTTTTTGCTCTAATCTTAGAATTAACCATCTCTTTAGACATCTTAAAATGTTTACAATATTCATCAATAGTTAGTTTCATTGCAATTCCCGATTATTTTTTTGGTATTTTAACATAATAAAGTTTTTATGAAAGTTATTTTAAATGAATCCTATAATACAATTAGTTAAAAATTTTATAAAAAGAGTCTGATAATGGGTATTTTAGATATTGTAAAGCCGGGTGTATTGTTTGGTGATGATGTACAAAAAGTTTATAAATATGCAAAAGATAACGGTTTTGCGATTCCCGCTATAAATGTTGTCGGGACTGATTCTATAAACGGTGTTTTAGAAGCTGCCGCAAAAGTAAAATCTCCCGTAATTATTCAGTTTAGTAACGGCGGGGCGGCATACTATGCAGGAAAAGGTTTAAGCAATGAAAACGAAAAAGCTGCAATCGTCGGTGCAATAAGCGGAGCTATACATGTACATATGATGGCTGAGAGTTACGGCATCCCCGTGATTTTACATACCGACCATGCAGCTAAAAAACTTCTTCCGTGGATAGACGCGTTACTAGACGCAGGCGAGAGTTACTATAAAACTCAGGGCAAACCTCTTTTTTCTTCTCATATGTTAGATTTATCCGAAGAGAGCTTAGAAGAGAATGTGGCAATTTGTAAAAAATATCTTCAAAGAATGAGCAAAATCGGTATGAGCATAGAGATAGAACTTGGCGTTACCGGCGGAGAAGAGGATGGCGTGGACAACTCTAGCGTAGATAACTCTCTTCTTTATACTCAACCCGAAGATGTTGCGTACGCTTACAAAGAGCTAAGCGAAGTTTCTCCAAACTTTACTATTGCCGCATCTTTTGGAAATGTTCACGGTGTTTATAAGCCGGGAAATGTAGTGCTTACTCCGAAAATACTGGATAATTCTCAAAAATATATTCAAGAAAAATTCTCTACTGCAGACAAACCGGTAAATTTTGTATTCCATGGCGGTTCAGGCTCATCGCATGAAGAGATTCGAGAAGCAATCGGCTACGGCGTCATCAAGATGAACATCGACACGGATACGCAGTGGGCAACATGGGTCGGCGTAAAAGATTACTATG from Sulfurimonas sp. includes:
- a CDS encoding inorganic phosphate transporter, which encodes MYVIWEALNNIDNITISLLLLSLAVALFYEMINGFHDTANAVAMIIYTNSMEAKYSVIMSGIMNFLGVILGGIGVAYVIVHLLPLDIMVASNQNATLVMIYSLLISAVIWNFGTWYFGLPVSSSHSLIGSLIGVSAVFGVMNGFEFSQSVNWKALYGVLTALALSPLFGFGFAFLLMKATRKFVHATKFYKTPDSEVKRKRPNFWMRMGIIATGAGVSFAHGSNDGQKGIGLIMIILIGILPTYYALNMDSHQYKIKQTRDSAENLAKFYSQNNETLNKLVNEKHLISALKTKNTIAECNVNQVYDTTSLIATKLDGIKSYSELSPQDRWSVHTAILCSDNFFGQVEKTYLLTDKDKSDYIITQRKTMLSATEYVPNWVIIAVALALSIGTMIGYKRIVITIGEKIGSQPINYMQGTVAQAMAMMTILLANFAHAPVSTTHIVSSAVAGSMVAEPGGGVQKSTVNTILLSWLFTLPVTALLSSAIYYCLNFIFIAK
- a CDS encoding peptidylprolyl isomerase, with the translated sequence MKKIVLALLVLLSLNLYAQDKNPHVVLETTQGVIEFELFPDIAPLAVENFTTHINNGYYNGLIFHRIIKDFMIQGGDPSGTGRGGESIWKKDFKDEYKDKVFSRAGVLAMANKGPHTNGSQFFITTAPTPWLNGRHTIFGQATAESLSVISKLENVATLGQRGGDRPIEEQKIIRAYIKK
- a CDS encoding HU family DNA-binding protein codes for the protein MNKAQFVELVQASGNYKTKVEAEAAIKAFTEAVASALVKKESVSLVGFGSFEASLQKGKSGKVPGTSKTYTTKDKMVPKFKAGKGLKDRVLAGK
- a CDS encoding XRE family transcriptional regulator; this translates as MQINDLFNILHNSIESQNNGKKISLKDMADSLGISMRTYQDWKLGRAKPQAAVTVMQMLGRLEDEEIIRAVRKINKLKD
- a CDS encoding flagellar assembly protein A, with translation MICLLTKKFKTKNISATIDKFAEENGSSPLEFSFAINNVDTYIKTISSDSFILYNEDSNNYYGNHDKMIDEHVQIKQMFIITVKKEPKNIIKLVYSIDFSEDNTTPAIILHPESQIPYKKYQPKEIYMLLLKEFNNIKAINGILINIFDEQMKEKLKAFVKYLYNGKFVNKIKIPLFNGIKVELRKSSKLIMRFLEKETMHQVIEVDAGEVLVDYIKPVFGKNGFNAFGDIVDNKSLKNNEDLKCNIDKKSIEIFENDERKSYKSKVKGYVHFDKENFYIDNKIKMQRLSRVQSSVAKEEDNNIEVVISQTDTTLDSLGEGVQLTSETIHIHGHIGAKSSLRAVNLTIDGATHKDSTQEAKFATINRHKGKLRCHDAKIKLLEGGEVHATNVEVENSLGGVIYAENVTVGHIKNNLKIYASNSINIKHVGGEDNLFKISYKDIPTLISKYDFISQEIEDLKYRLESVSKHTPSEVPVIKKQINELREQQNKIINSVEHAKITINEPLRGLNTITFTLTSGEELTYKTDAKAYEPFYLVMSENSITLHPTNKKISIES
- the fbaA gene encoding class II fructose-bisphosphate aldolase — its product is MGILDIVKPGVLFGDDVQKVYKYAKDNGFAIPAINVVGTDSINGVLEAAAKVKSPVIIQFSNGGAAYYAGKGLSNENEKAAIVGAISGAIHVHMMAESYGIPVILHTDHAAKKLLPWIDALLDAGESYYKTQGKPLFSSHMLDLSEESLEENVAICKKYLQRMSKIGMSIEIELGVTGGEEDGVDNSSVDNSLLYTQPEDVAYAYKELSEVSPNFTIAASFGNVHGVYKPGNVVLTPKILDNSQKYIQEKFSTADKPVNFVFHGGSGSSHEEIREAIGYGVIKMNIDTDTQWATWVGVKDYYEKNRAYLQGQIGNPEGEDKPNKNYYDPRKWLRDGQKTLVKRVEEAFNDLNAIGRN